A region from the Lycium ferocissimum isolate CSIRO_LF1 unplaced genomic scaffold, AGI_CSIRO_Lferr_CH_V1 ctg8920, whole genome shotgun sequence genome encodes:
- the LOC132045987 gene encoding uncharacterized protein LOC132045987 produces the protein MRPWGTDLLRESSDKVKVIQQKLLAAQSRQKEYVNRKVRDLALMVREKVLLKVSPMKGVMRFGKKGKHRPRFIGPFEILRRVGEVAYELALPPGLSGVHPVFHVSMLKKYHSDGSYTIQWVSVLFDQNLSFREKPMPSWIGRFRS, from the coding sequence atGAGACCTTGGGGTACCGATCTTTTGAGGGAGTCGTCagataaggtgaaagtgattcaGCAGAAACTTCTAGCggctcagagtaggcaaaaggagTATGTGAAccgaaaggtccgagatctAGCGCTCATGGTTAGGGAGAAAGTTTTGTTGAAGGTTtcgcccatgaagggtgtgatgagatttgggaagaagggaaagCATAGACCTAGGTttattggtccatttgagatccTTCGTCGTGTAGgagaggtagcttatgagttggcattacCTCCGGGTTTGTCAGGTGTTCACccggtgtttcatgtgtccatgctgaAGAAATATCATTCGGATGGGTCTTATACCATTCAGTGGGTTTCGGTTCTATTTGATCAGAATTTGTCTTTTAGGGAGAAGCCGATGCCATCTTGGATAGGGAGGTTCAGAAGTTGA